One stretch of Corallococcus soli DNA includes these proteins:
- a CDS encoding acyl-CoA dehydrogenase family protein, whose amino-acid sequence MSFFQAPPGLGNQYDDDAFLQGYLARTLPEDLHRSITDDLRELGELGGKHFYEFQLRDRLNEPVLTQWDAWGQRIDHIEVTPLWKEAEALTAKKGLVAVAYEQKSGALSRVHQFALNYVVQPSLDVYSCPLAMTDGAARSLLSLGNQQLIDHALPHLTSRDPATFWTSGQWMTERTGGSDVGLTLTEARQSPEGWRLYGTKWFTSATTAQMALTLARPQGNGPGGKGLALFFVETRDAAGKLNHLQINRLKDKLGTRKVPTAELTLDGTIATPVAGLTDGIRNMAMMLNVTRTWNAMGATWSMRRALALAHDYAKRRVQFGAPLSEKPLHVDTLAGLEAEFQAGFLLAFRGVELLGKLETRTATEQEQLLQRLVTPLAKLTTGRQVVHVTSEVTESFGGAGYVEDTGLPRIQADAQVLSIWEGTTNVLSLDALRALAKEGTLEAYFHEVEGRLSKVTDVGLRPCVKTAHDALEHARAWVSGAMANPTTMEAGARRFSLTLGRTLELALLSEHAQWCLDHGHGPRTRAAARRFRQNGVDLIQDEIDLDDSRLLG is encoded by the coding sequence ATGAGCTTCTTCCAGGCACCCCCCGGACTTGGCAACCAGTACGACGACGACGCGTTCCTGCAGGGCTACCTCGCCCGGACCCTGCCGGAAGACCTTCATCGTTCGATCACCGACGACCTCCGGGAGCTGGGAGAGCTGGGCGGCAAGCACTTCTACGAGTTCCAGCTCCGGGACCGGCTGAACGAGCCCGTGCTGACGCAGTGGGACGCGTGGGGGCAGCGCATCGACCACATCGAGGTGACGCCGCTGTGGAAGGAGGCGGAGGCGCTGACGGCGAAGAAGGGCCTGGTAGCGGTGGCCTACGAGCAGAAGAGTGGCGCGCTCAGCCGCGTGCACCAGTTCGCGCTGAACTACGTGGTGCAGCCGTCGTTGGATGTCTATTCGTGTCCGCTGGCGATGACGGACGGCGCGGCGCGCTCGCTGCTGTCGCTGGGCAACCAGCAGCTCATCGACCACGCCCTGCCCCACCTGACGTCGCGCGACCCGGCGACGTTCTGGACGTCCGGCCAGTGGATGACGGAGCGCACGGGCGGCTCGGACGTGGGCCTGACGCTGACGGAGGCGCGCCAGTCCCCCGAGGGCTGGCGGCTGTACGGGACGAAGTGGTTCACGTCCGCGACGACGGCGCAGATGGCGCTGACGCTGGCGCGGCCGCAGGGCAACGGCCCCGGCGGCAAGGGCCTGGCGCTCTTCTTCGTGGAGACGCGGGACGCGGCCGGCAAACTCAATCACCTCCAGATCAACCGGCTGAAGGACAAGCTGGGAACGCGCAAGGTGCCCACGGCGGAGCTGACGCTGGACGGGACGATCGCGACGCCGGTGGCGGGGCTGACGGACGGCATCCGCAACATGGCGATGATGCTGAACGTGACGCGCACCTGGAACGCGATGGGCGCGACGTGGAGCATGCGGCGCGCGCTGGCGCTGGCGCACGACTACGCGAAGCGCCGGGTGCAGTTCGGCGCGCCGCTGTCGGAGAAGCCGCTGCATGTGGACACGCTGGCCGGGCTGGAGGCGGAGTTCCAGGCGGGCTTCCTGCTGGCGTTCCGGGGCGTGGAGCTGCTGGGCAAGCTGGAGACGCGCACGGCGACGGAGCAGGAGCAGCTGTTGCAGCGGCTGGTGACGCCGCTGGCGAAGCTGACGACGGGCCGGCAGGTGGTGCACGTGACGTCGGAGGTGACGGAGTCCTTCGGCGGCGCGGGCTACGTGGAGGACACGGGCCTGCCGCGCATCCAGGCGGACGCGCAGGTGCTGTCCATCTGGGAGGGCACGACGAACGTGCTGTCGCTGGACGCGCTGCGGGCGCTGGCGAAGGAAGGCACGCTGGAGGCGTACTTCCACGAGGTGGAGGGGCGGCTGTCGAAGGTGACGGACGTGGGCCTGCGCCCGTGCGTGAAGACGGCGCACGACGCGCTGGAGCACGCGCGGGCCTGGGTGTCCGGCGCGATGGCGAACCCGACGACGATGGAGGCAGGGGCACGGCGCTTCTCCCTGACGCTGGGGCGCACGCTGGAGCTGGCGCTCTTGAGCGAGCACGCGCAGTGGTGCCTGGACCACGGGCACGGGCCGCGCACGCGCGCGGCGGCGCGGCGGTTCCGGCAGAACGGCGTGGACCTCATCCAGGATGAGATCGACCTGGATGATTCGCGGCTGCTGGGGTGA
- a CDS encoding alpha/beta fold hydrolase — MPYLSIRGARLYYEDTGGPGEPVLFSHGLLWDSRLFREQVEALKGRYRCIVYDHRGQGHSEPPPGGSAIDLRTVYEDAVAVIQALGLAPCHFVGQSMGGFVGLRVAARHPELLRSLALLDSSAAAELPLTLARYRLLTTLTHWLGLRPVVDPIMSLYFGRTFMRDPDRAAERALLRRQLADNPREVWRAMQGVIHRRSVEGELHRIVTPTLVMVGDEDLVTVPERAERLHQRIQGSRLVRLPCGGHMCILEQPEAVNAALRDFLETAEPASQASPWEVEIRGVG, encoded by the coding sequence ATGCCCTATCTGTCCATCCGTGGCGCCCGACTGTACTACGAAGACACCGGCGGGCCGGGAGAGCCCGTGCTCTTCAGCCATGGACTCCTCTGGGACTCCCGGCTCTTCCGCGAGCAGGTTGAGGCCCTCAAGGGGCGCTACCGCTGCATCGTGTACGACCACCGGGGGCAGGGGCACAGCGAGCCCCCGCCTGGCGGCTCGGCCATCGACCTGCGCACGGTGTACGAGGACGCGGTGGCCGTCATCCAGGCCCTGGGGCTGGCGCCCTGCCACTTCGTGGGCCAGTCGATGGGGGGCTTCGTGGGCCTGCGGGTGGCCGCGCGGCACCCGGAGCTGCTGCGCTCGCTGGCGCTGCTGGACTCGTCCGCGGCGGCGGAGCTGCCCCTGACGCTGGCGCGCTACCGGCTGCTCACGACGCTGACGCACTGGCTGGGCCTGCGGCCGGTGGTGGACCCCATCATGTCGCTCTACTTCGGGCGCACCTTCATGCGGGATCCGGACCGCGCGGCGGAGCGGGCCCTGTTGCGTCGGCAGCTCGCGGACAACCCCCGCGAGGTGTGGCGCGCGATGCAGGGGGTCATCCACCGCCGCAGCGTGGAGGGGGAGCTGCACCGCATCGTGACGCCGACGCTGGTGATGGTGGGCGACGAGGACCTGGTGACGGTGCCGGAGCGGGCGGAGCGGCTGCACCAGCGCATCCAGGGCTCACGGCTCGTGCGGCTGCCCTGTGGCGGACACATGTGCATCCTGGAGCAGCCGGAGGCGGTCAACGCCGCGCTGCGCGACTTCCTGGAGACCGCGGAGCCCGCCTCCCAGGCGAGCCCCTGGGAGGTGGAGATCCGGGGGGTGGGGTGA
- a CDS encoding SPFH domain-containing protein, giving the protein MGLTIVLILAAAAVAFGLITGVRIVPQAKVMVVERLGKFHHVASSGLNILIPFMDSPRAMEMRSGTRITRNTLVDLREQVMGFETVQVITHDNVNMEVGSVIYYQIVDPGRALYQVENLALAIEQLTMTNLRNVMGGLTLDQTLTSRETVNTKLRMVLDEATEKWGVKVTRVELREIEPPQAIKAAMAKQMTAERERRAEVTKAEGDKSAAILQAEGEKISRILRAEAERDAEVARAEGHKRAVMLEAEGKAEATRLTFEAIHTGRATPEVLALRYLETLQELGKGENKMFVPYEATAALGTLSMLKDVFGREGAPAPAPEAPRLPARAPSAAALSAQALARNAAAAATAPMPATRRVQPPSSSDE; this is encoded by the coding sequence ATGGGATTGACCATTGTTCTGATCCTCGCGGCGGCCGCCGTCGCGTTCGGGCTCATCACCGGTGTGCGCATCGTCCCCCAGGCCAAGGTCATGGTCGTGGAGCGGCTGGGCAAGTTCCACCACGTGGCCTCCAGCGGCCTCAACATCCTCATCCCCTTCATGGACAGCCCCCGCGCCATGGAGATGCGCAGCGGCACGCGCATCACGCGCAACACGCTGGTGGACCTGCGCGAGCAGGTCATGGGGTTCGAGACCGTCCAGGTCATCACCCATGACAACGTCAACATGGAGGTCGGCTCGGTCATCTACTACCAGATCGTCGATCCGGGCCGCGCCCTCTACCAGGTGGAGAACCTGGCGCTCGCCATCGAGCAGCTCACCATGACGAACCTGCGCAACGTCATGGGCGGCCTCACCCTGGACCAGACGCTGACGAGCCGCGAGACGGTCAACACCAAGCTGCGCATGGTGCTGGACGAGGCCACGGAGAAGTGGGGCGTCAAGGTCACCCGCGTGGAGCTGCGCGAGATTGAACCGCCCCAGGCCATCAAGGCCGCCATGGCCAAGCAGATGACCGCCGAGCGCGAGCGCCGCGCCGAGGTCACCAAGGCCGAGGGCGACAAGTCCGCCGCCATCCTCCAGGCCGAGGGCGAGAAGATCTCCCGCATCCTGCGCGCCGAGGCGGAGCGCGACGCGGAGGTCGCTCGCGCCGAAGGCCACAAGCGCGCCGTCATGCTGGAGGCGGAAGGCAAGGCGGAGGCCACGCGCCTCACCTTCGAGGCCATCCACACCGGCCGCGCCACCCCGGAGGTGCTCGCGCTGCGCTACCTGGAGACCCTCCAGGAGCTGGGCAAGGGCGAGAACAAGATGTTCGTCCCCTACGAGGCCACCGCCGCCCTGGGCACCCTGTCCATGCTCAAGGACGTCTTCGGCCGCGAAGGCGCCCCGGCCCCCGCGCCGGAAGCGCCTCGGCTCCCCGCGCGCGCCCCGTCCGCCGCCGCGCTGAGTGCCCAGGCGCTCGCCCGCAACGCCGCCGCGGCCGCCACGGCCCCCATGCCGGCCACCCGCCGCGTGCAGCCGCCCTCGTCCTCGGACGAATAG
- a CDS encoding error-prone DNA polymerase: MSYAELVCRSHFSFLRGASHPEELVAEAARLGLSALALTDQDGLYGVVKAHLAAKEHGVKLLLGAELTLEDGPPVVVYARDAGGYANLCRLVSHSRMTHPKGEAGLPWRKLAEHASGLLALLPGPAPLEAVAPLAEAFPGAFHVGLSRSLSAGDGVREARAEALARALGAPLVVHNDVHTHHRERQPLQDVLTSIRHGVTVDQAGTRLFPNGERTLKSPGQMARLFADRPEALARTVELASRCEASLDALHYHFPEEDLPQGHTADSHLRTLTEVGLRTRYPAGVPPEVTRQIEHELRLIAALEFAGYFLALWDIVMFARGRGILCQGRGSAANSAVCYALGITAIDPVRMGLLFERFLSMERREPPDIDVDFEHERREEVLQYVYQKHGRHKAGMVCEVICYRGRLALREAGKSLGLSLDQVDRLSRVASSHGFQVTPEVLREAGLSPTDGRVLRTLSVAKELEGVPRHLSIHVGGFVMTREPLVDLVPVENAAMPGRTVIQWEKDDINAVGLLKVDLLALGMLTALSRCFALIHEHHGRELSLATVPPEDPKVYDMLCEADTVGVFQIESRAQMNMLPRLRPREFYDLVVQIALIRPGPIVGNMVHPYLRRRNGQEPVTYPSEAVRGILQKTLGVPLFQEQAMRLAMVAAGFSAGEADGLRRALSHKHADERILPYRGRFVEGCEARGYTRPQAEEWFNHFRGFAHYGFPESHSASFALIAYASSWLKCHYPAAFTAALLNSQPMGFYAPHTLVADVQRHGVEVRPVDVRRSSWDCTLEDGALRLGLRMVRGLGESAGRAVVSSRNGDYASVGDLARRARIPRHELTRLALAGALTSLCGARRQALWEIQALGPLDADDLFFGMAMDGTAVELPPMGVYERVCADYDTVGLSLEKHPLELLRPTLKRMGAVTAEGLKQVSAGRRVKVGGMMICRQMPPTAKGICFISLEDETGIANLVVPSEVYAQCRKEIHGALFLVGEGMLERSGKVTNVKTRSVVSVRQ, translated from the coding sequence GTGAGCTACGCCGAGCTGGTCTGCCGATCCCACTTCTCCTTCCTGCGCGGAGCGTCCCACCCGGAGGAGCTGGTGGCCGAGGCGGCGCGGCTGGGCCTGTCCGCGCTGGCGCTGACGGATCAGGACGGGCTGTACGGCGTGGTGAAGGCGCACCTCGCGGCGAAGGAGCACGGGGTGAAGCTGCTCCTGGGCGCGGAGCTGACGCTGGAGGACGGCCCGCCGGTGGTGGTGTACGCCCGGGACGCGGGCGGGTATGCGAACCTGTGCCGGCTGGTGTCCCACAGTCGGATGACGCACCCCAAGGGCGAGGCGGGCCTGCCCTGGCGCAAGCTGGCGGAGCACGCGTCGGGGCTGCTCGCGCTCCTGCCGGGGCCCGCGCCGCTGGAGGCGGTGGCGCCGCTGGCGGAGGCCTTTCCGGGCGCGTTCCACGTCGGCCTGAGCCGCTCGCTGTCGGCGGGGGACGGCGTCCGGGAGGCCCGGGCGGAGGCCCTGGCCCGGGCGCTGGGCGCGCCGCTGGTGGTCCACAATGACGTGCACACGCACCACCGGGAGCGGCAGCCGCTGCAGGACGTTCTCACGTCCATCCGCCATGGGGTGACGGTGGATCAGGCGGGCACGCGGCTGTTCCCGAACGGGGAGCGGACGCTGAAGTCCCCCGGGCAGATGGCGCGGCTGTTCGCGGACCGGCCGGAGGCGCTGGCGCGGACGGTGGAGCTGGCCTCGCGCTGTGAGGCCTCGCTGGACGCGCTGCACTACCACTTCCCGGAGGAGGACCTGCCCCAGGGCCACACGGCGGACAGCCACTTGAGGACGCTGACGGAGGTGGGCCTGCGCACGCGCTACCCGGCGGGCGTGCCTCCGGAGGTGACGCGGCAGATCGAGCACGAGCTGCGGCTCATCGCGGCGCTGGAGTTCGCGGGGTACTTCCTGGCGCTGTGGGACATCGTGATGTTCGCGCGGGGACGGGGCATCCTCTGTCAGGGGCGGGGCAGCGCGGCGAACTCGGCGGTCTGCTACGCGCTGGGCATCACCGCCATCGATCCGGTGCGGATGGGGCTGCTGTTCGAGCGCTTCCTCAGCATGGAGCGCCGGGAGCCGCCGGACATCGACGTGGACTTCGAGCACGAGCGCCGCGAGGAGGTGCTCCAGTACGTCTACCAGAAGCACGGCCGGCACAAGGCGGGCATGGTGTGCGAGGTCATCTGCTACCGGGGCCGGCTGGCGCTCCGGGAGGCGGGCAAGTCGCTGGGGCTGTCGTTGGATCAGGTGGACCGGCTGTCGCGGGTCGCCTCATCGCATGGCTTCCAGGTGACGCCGGAGGTGCTGCGGGAGGCGGGCCTTTCGCCCACGGACGGGAGGGTGCTCCGGACGCTGTCGGTGGCGAAGGAGCTGGAGGGAGTGCCCCGGCACCTGTCCATCCACGTGGGCGGCTTCGTGATGACGCGCGAGCCGCTGGTGGACCTGGTGCCGGTGGAGAACGCGGCCATGCCGGGGCGCACGGTCATCCAGTGGGAGAAGGACGACATCAACGCGGTGGGCCTGTTGAAGGTGGACCTGCTGGCGCTGGGCATGTTGACGGCGCTGTCCCGGTGCTTCGCGTTGATCCACGAGCACCACGGCCGTGAGCTGTCCCTGGCGACGGTGCCGCCGGAGGATCCGAAGGTCTACGACATGCTGTGCGAAGCGGACACGGTGGGGGTGTTCCAGATTGAGAGCCGCGCGCAGATGAACATGCTGCCCCGGCTGCGGCCCCGGGAGTTCTACGACCTGGTGGTGCAGATCGCCCTCATCCGTCCGGGGCCCATCGTGGGCAACATGGTGCACCCGTACCTGCGCCGCCGGAACGGCCAGGAGCCGGTGACGTACCCGAGCGAGGCGGTGCGGGGCATCCTCCAGAAGACGCTGGGCGTGCCGCTCTTCCAGGAGCAGGCGATGCGGCTGGCGATGGTGGCGGCGGGGTTCAGCGCGGGGGAGGCGGACGGGCTGCGCAGGGCGCTGAGCCACAAGCACGCGGACGAGCGGATCCTCCCGTACCGGGGCCGGTTCGTGGAGGGCTGCGAGGCGCGCGGCTACACGCGTCCGCAGGCGGAGGAGTGGTTCAACCACTTCCGGGGCTTCGCGCACTACGGGTTCCCGGAGAGCCACTCCGCGAGCTTCGCGTTGATCGCGTATGCGTCCAGTTGGCTGAAGTGTCACTACCCGGCGGCGTTCACGGCGGCGCTGCTCAACTCCCAGCCGATGGGGTTCTACGCGCCGCACACGCTGGTGGCGGACGTGCAGCGGCACGGCGTGGAGGTGAGGCCGGTGGACGTGCGCCGCTCCAGTTGGGACTGCACGTTGGAGGATGGGGCGCTCCGGCTGGGGCTCCGGATGGTGCGGGGGCTGGGCGAGTCCGCGGGCCGGGCGGTGGTGTCCTCCCGGAACGGGGACTACGCGAGCGTGGGGGACCTGGCGCGCCGGGCGCGCATTCCCAGACACGAGCTGACGCGGCTGGCGCTGGCCGGGGCGCTGACGTCGCTGTGCGGCGCGCGCAGGCAGGCGCTGTGGGAGATTCAGGCGCTGGGGCCGCTGGACGCGGACGACCTGTTCTTCGGGATGGCGATGGACGGTACGGCGGTGGAGTTGCCGCCCATGGGGGTCTACGAGCGGGTCTGCGCGGATTACGACACGGTGGGGCTGTCGTTGGAGAAGCACCCGCTGGAACTGCTGCGGCCGACGCTGAAGCGGATGGGGGCGGTGACGGCGGAGGGGTTGAAGCAGGTGTCCGCGGGGCGGCGGGTGAAGGTGGGAGGGATGATGATCTGCCGGCAGATGCCTCCCACGGCGAAGGGGATCTGCTTCATCTCGCTGGAGGACGAGACGGGGATCGCGAACCTGGTCGTCCCCTCGGAGGTGTATGCGCAGTGCCGCAAGGAGATCCACGGCGCGCTGTTCCTGGTGGGGGAGGGAATGCTGGAGCGTTCGGGAAAGGTGACGAACGTGAAGACGCGCAGCGTGGTGTCGGTGCGTCAGTGA
- a CDS encoding ATP-binding cassette domain-containing protein yields MPSPSLRAQRVCFSFTDAIPVLTDVEFHLTSGWTGLVGPNGAGKSTLLRLLSGELTPTEGQLAFEPSSPLVCLCPQGVEALTPDIAAFADAYDALARRLQGQLGLDVTALSRWPTLSPGERKRWQVGAALAREPDVLLLDEPTNHLDAEGRAWLVSALRRFRGFGVVVSHDRELLETLTHATLRVHGGGAHLYPGAYSAARGHWEAEREAEVAAHQQTKAERDRAAQQLDRTRREHEGATLSRSTGRRMKNKYDSDARTLGASTVASWAEARLGHQVTVKRRELERAEAAVGSFTVDKTVGRSVFVDYVRSPNPWLFTFDTPGLKAGDVEVLGPTHLDVDREARIRIEGPNGAGKTTLLKALLEQSRVPREKLLYLPQDLGEAEARDTLDAVRALPPEERGRVLSLVAALGVDPHRLLASEQPSPGEARKLFIARGLGQHAWALVMDEPTNHLDLPSIERLEAALHDYPGALLLVTHDAPFARACTTTRWLVANGQVLVE; encoded by the coding sequence ATGCCTTCGCCCTCCCTGCGCGCGCAGCGCGTCTGCTTTTCCTTCACCGACGCCATCCCCGTCCTCACCGACGTGGAGTTCCACCTCACCTCCGGCTGGACGGGCCTCGTCGGCCCCAACGGCGCCGGCAAGTCCACCCTCTTGCGCCTGCTGTCCGGGGAGCTGACGCCCACGGAGGGACAGCTCGCGTTCGAGCCGTCCTCGCCCCTGGTGTGTCTGTGTCCCCAGGGCGTGGAGGCGCTCACGCCCGACATCGCCGCGTTCGCGGACGCGTATGACGCGCTGGCGCGCAGGCTCCAGGGACAACTGGGGCTGGACGTCACCGCGCTGTCGCGCTGGCCCACGCTGTCCCCGGGCGAGCGCAAGCGGTGGCAGGTGGGCGCGGCGCTCGCGCGGGAGCCGGACGTGCTCCTGCTGGACGAGCCCACCAACCACCTGGATGCCGAAGGGAGGGCGTGGCTGGTGTCCGCGCTGCGCCGCTTCCGGGGCTTCGGCGTCGTCGTGTCCCATGATCGGGAGCTGCTGGAGACGCTCACGCACGCCACCCTGCGCGTGCACGGCGGGGGCGCGCACCTGTACCCCGGCGCCTACTCCGCCGCGCGCGGACACTGGGAGGCGGAGCGCGAGGCGGAGGTCGCCGCCCACCAGCAGACGAAGGCGGAGAGGGATCGCGCGGCGCAGCAGTTGGACCGGACGCGGCGCGAGCACGAAGGGGCCACCCTGTCGCGCAGCACCGGCCGGCGGATGAAGAACAAGTACGACAGCGACGCGCGCACCCTGGGGGCCTCCACCGTGGCGAGCTGGGCGGAGGCCCGCCTGGGCCATCAGGTCACCGTGAAGCGCCGCGAGCTGGAGCGCGCCGAGGCCGCGGTGGGCAGCTTCACCGTGGACAAGACCGTGGGCCGCTCCGTGTTCGTGGACTACGTGCGTTCACCCAACCCGTGGCTCTTCACGTTCGACACGCCGGGGCTGAAGGCCGGCGACGTGGAGGTGCTGGGGCCCACGCACCTGGACGTGGACCGCGAGGCGCGCATCCGCATCGAGGGCCCCAACGGCGCCGGCAAGACGACGCTCCTGAAGGCCCTGCTGGAGCAGTCCCGCGTGCCCCGCGAGAAGCTCTTGTACCTGCCGCAGGACCTGGGCGAGGCGGAGGCCCGCGACACGCTGGACGCGGTGCGAGCCCTTCCGCCGGAGGAGCGCGGGCGTGTGCTGTCATTGGTGGCCGCGCTGGGCGTGGATCCGCACCGGCTGCTCGCGTCCGAACAGCCGTCACCGGGCGAAGCGCGCAAGCTGTTCATCGCGCGAGGCCTGGGCCAGCACGCCTGGGCCCTGGTCATGGACGAGCCCACCAACCACCTGGACCTGCCGTCCATTGAACGGCTGGAGGCGGCGCTGCACGACTACCCGGGCGCGCTGCTGCTCGTCACCCATGACGCCCCCTTCGCCCGCGCGTGCACCACCACGCGGTGGCTCGTCGCGAACGGGCAGGTCCTGGTGGAATGA
- a CDS encoding phytanoyl-CoA dioxygenase family protein: MSSVLSPEQCQRFAADGYIILPSFVDGGTCARMRASIQEQLASGEGPVEYEADVAYPGSPASLTVEGGRTVRRLLRAYERSPLFAAWFDDARMREALGQLLEGPVVQARAHHNCVMTKQPRFSSDTGWHQDVRYWSFTRPELISTWLALGVETPENGGLKVLPGTHRMAFAPERYDDRLFLRPELPENAALIADAQYVRLAPGDVLLFHARLFHSASRNHTTDTKYSVVATYRKTDNLPIPGSRSAQQD, translated from the coding sequence ATGTCCTCCGTCCTGAGTCCCGAGCAGTGCCAGCGCTTCGCCGCCGATGGGTACATCATCCTGCCGTCCTTCGTGGACGGCGGGACGTGCGCCCGGATGCGGGCCTCCATCCAGGAGCAGCTCGCCTCCGGAGAAGGCCCGGTGGAGTACGAGGCCGATGTGGCCTATCCGGGCTCCCCGGCCAGCCTGACCGTGGAAGGAGGCCGGACGGTGCGCCGGTTGCTGCGTGCCTACGAGCGCTCCCCTCTCTTCGCGGCGTGGTTCGACGACGCGCGGATGCGGGAGGCCCTGGGGCAGTTGCTGGAAGGCCCGGTGGTGCAGGCCCGGGCACACCACAACTGCGTCATGACCAAGCAGCCGCGCTTCTCGTCGGACACGGGGTGGCACCAGGACGTGCGCTACTGGTCCTTCACCCGGCCGGAGTTGATCTCCACCTGGTTGGCATTGGGCGTGGAGACGCCGGAGAACGGCGGACTCAAGGTATTGCCCGGGACACACCGGATGGCCTTCGCGCCAGAGCGCTACGACGACCGTCTGTTCTTGCGGCCGGAGCTGCCGGAGAACGCGGCGCTCATCGCGGATGCTCAGTACGTGCGACTGGCGCCAGGGGACGTGCTGCTCTTCCACGCGCGGCTGTTCCACTCGGCGAGCCGGAACCACACGACGGACACGAAGTACTCGGTGGTGGCCACGTACCGGAAGACTGACAACCTGCCCATTCCCGGTTCACGGTCGGCGCAGCAGGACTGA
- a CDS encoding NfeD family protein, with translation MDTPAWQLWLMAAIVLGALEIKLSGFVTLWFAAGALLASLTAGAGLGFDGQLIIFTLVSAGLFGASRTIFKHVFMRDAVRLKTGVEAMMGQEAVVTEALSDPHGGTVRINGELWMARSLSGPLPEGERVTVEQIEGLKLWVRRPSASHEVALQAPRPKKENAGWD, from the coding sequence ATGGACACCCCTGCCTGGCAGCTCTGGCTGATGGCCGCGATCGTCCTGGGGGCGCTCGAAATCAAGCTCTCCGGCTTCGTGACGCTCTGGTTCGCCGCGGGCGCCCTGCTGGCGTCCCTGACGGCCGGCGCGGGCCTGGGCTTCGACGGTCAGCTCATCATCTTCACCCTGGTGTCCGCCGGCCTCTTCGGCGCGTCCCGCACGATCTTCAAACACGTTTTCATGCGCGACGCCGTGCGTTTGAAGACGGGCGTCGAGGCGATGATGGGCCAGGAGGCCGTGGTGACGGAGGCGCTGTCCGACCCGCACGGGGGCACCGTGCGCATCAACGGCGAGCTGTGGATGGCCCGCTCGCTGTCGGGCCCCCTGCCCGAGGGCGAGCGCGTCACCGTGGAGCAGATCGAAGGACTCAAGTTGTGGGTGCGACGCCCGTCGGCGTCCCACGAGGTCGCGCTGCAGGCGCCGCGGCCCAAGAAGGAGAACGCAGGATGGGATTGA